A single Thermaerobacter sp. FW80 DNA region contains:
- a CDS encoding nodulation protein NfeD, which yields MDRRFRCAMGGLGALVRGMAALALALAVAVGASAPGRGPSPPAAASSASGTPPQRVLVIPVRGNIEPGLARFVMRGLAQAQRERAAVLLEISTFGGRVDGATEIRGAIDAAVDAGVPLAAWVPDRAISAGALIAIAAPALYMAPDATLGAAEPRPADEKTISFVRAEFEAAARSRGRDPQVAAAMVDKDVAIPQLVERGHILTLTGERAHAIGFIEGLADSRQEALARAGWAGLPVDELAPTAGERLARFVTDPVVAPILLSIGMAGLVAEFYVPGFGFPGIVGLASLALFFGGHLLAGVAGWEAALLFLVGVVLMAVELVMPGFGIFGMAGLLAMGAAIVLVTGDVRRGLEALLAGIVVTLAVVVALGRVAGRRGLWRRLALPTRLGEAEGVRSTAADPTLVGQRGRALTPLRPAGTAAVGGRRVDVVTEGEYLPAGTAVEVIRVEGRRVVVRAVAGDGMDRPGADGGEGPGPRTGERA from the coding sequence GTGGATCGGCGGTTCCGGTGTGCGATGGGCGGCCTAGGGGCGCTGGTCCGGGGGATGGCGGCCCTCGCCCTCGCCCTGGCCGTCGCCGTTGGTGCGTCGGCGCCGGGTCGCGGGCCCTCGCCGCCGGCCGCCGCCTCCTCCGCCAGCGGCACGCCGCCCCAGCGGGTGCTGGTGATCCCCGTGCGCGGCAACATCGAACCGGGCCTGGCCCGCTTCGTGATGCGGGGCCTTGCCCAGGCCCAGCGGGAGCGGGCCGCGGTGCTGCTGGAGATCAGCACCTTCGGCGGCCGGGTGGACGGCGCCACGGAGATCCGCGGCGCCATCGACGCGGCCGTCGACGCCGGGGTGCCGCTGGCCGCCTGGGTGCCCGACCGGGCCATCTCCGCGGGAGCCCTGATCGCCATCGCCGCCCCTGCGCTCTACATGGCACCCGACGCCACCCTGGGCGCGGCGGAGCCGCGTCCGGCCGACGAGAAGACCATCTCCTTCGTCCGCGCCGAGTTCGAGGCCGCCGCCCGGAGCCGCGGCCGTGACCCCCAGGTGGCCGCGGCCATGGTCGACAAGGACGTGGCGATCCCCCAGCTGGTGGAGAGGGGGCACATCCTCACCCTCACCGGCGAGCGGGCCCACGCCATCGGCTTCATCGAGGGCCTGGCCGACAGCCGCCAGGAGGCCCTGGCCCGCGCCGGGTGGGCGGGATTGCCGGTGGACGAACTGGCCCCGACGGCCGGCGAGCGCCTGGCCCGCTTCGTCACCGACCCCGTGGTGGCGCCCATCCTGCTCTCCATCGGCATGGCCGGGCTGGTGGCCGAGTTCTACGTCCCCGGCTTCGGCTTCCCCGGCATCGTGGGGCTCGCGAGCCTCGCCCTGTTCTTCGGCGGCCACCTGCTGGCGGGCGTGGCCGGCTGGGAGGCGGCGCTGCTCTTCCTGGTCGGCGTGGTCCTGATGGCGGTGGAGCTGGTCATGCCCGGCTTCGGCATCTTCGGGATGGCCGGCCTGCTGGCCATGGGCGCCGCCATCGTGCTGGTCACCGGTGACGTCAGGCGGGGGCTCGAGGCCCTGTTGGCCGGGATCGTGGTCACGCTGGCGGTGGTCGTGGCCCTGGGACGGGTGGCGGGCCGCCGCGGCCTGTGGCGGCGGCTGGCGCTGCCCACCCGCCTAGGCGAGGCCGAGGGCGTCCGGTCGACGGCGGCCGATCCGACCCTGGTCGGGCAGCGGGGCCGGGCGCTCACGCCCCTGCGGCCGGCGGGGACGGCGGCCGTGGGCGGGCGCCGCGTGGACGTGGTGACCGAGGGGGAGTATCTGCCCGCCGGCACCGCCGTGGAGGTCATCCGCGTGGAGGGACGCCGCGTGGTGGTGCGAGCGGTGGCCGGCGACGGGATGGACCGCCCCGGTGCGGACGGAGGCGAGGGGCCCGGGCCCCGGACCGGCGAACGAGCGTAG
- a CDS encoding GatB/YqeY domain-containing protein, with product MSLKERLEQDMKEALKAREAGRTRLSVIRMVRAAIKNEEIERGHPLSDDEVVQVLARERRQRQEALEEYRRAGREDLVQQMEAEIEVLASYLPEPLSEAELTRLAEEVIAEVGARGPQDMGKVMGRLMPRIRGRAEGSEASRIVRDLLARQAQQGSPR from the coding sequence ATGTCCCTCAAGGAACGGCTGGAGCAGGACATGAAGGAGGCGCTGAAGGCGCGGGAGGCGGGAAGGACCCGCCTCTCCGTCATTCGCATGGTCCGCGCCGCCATCAAGAACGAGGAGATCGAGCGGGGCCACCCGCTGAGCGACGACGAGGTCGTGCAGGTGCTGGCGCGGGAGCGGCGCCAGCGCCAGGAGGCGCTGGAGGAGTACCGCCGGGCCGGGCGGGAGGACCTGGTCCAGCAGATGGAGGCGGAGATCGAGGTCCTGGCGTCCTACCTGCCCGAGCCCTTGAGCGAGGCGGAGCTCACGCGGTTGGCCGAGGAGGTCATCGCGGAGGTGGGGGCCCGGGGGCCCCAGGACATGGGCAAGGTCATGGGCCGGCTGATGCCGCGCATCCGGGGCCGGGCCGAGGGCAGCGAGGCCAGCCGGATCGTCCGCGACCTGCTCGCCCGCCAGGCGCAACAGGGCTCGCCGCGCTGA
- the rpsU gene encoding 30S ribosomal protein S21, which translates to MAEVRRRENESLDEALRRFRQAMRKAGILSEVRRRAHYDKPSVRRKRKSDAARRRRRGR; encoded by the coding sequence GTGGCCGAGGTCAGGCGCCGGGAGAACGAGTCCCTCGACGAGGCGCTGCGCCGGTTCCGGCAGGCCATGCGCAAGGCCGGCATCCTCAGCGAGGTACGGCGCCGCGCGCACTACGACAAGCCCAGCGTCCGCCGCAAGAGGAAGAGCGACGCCGCGCGGCGCCGCCGCCGGGGCCGCTAG
- a CDS encoding histidine triad nucleotide-binding protein, which yields MADCLFCRIVAGELPADKVYEDEHVLAFRDINPQAPQHVLVIPKRHIASLNEAREEDVPVLGHLQRVIPEVARRVGVADSGYRVVVNTGRDALQTVFHVHYHVLGGRALQWPPG from the coding sequence GTGGCGGACTGCCTGTTCTGCCGGATCGTCGCGGGCGAGCTGCCCGCCGACAAGGTCTACGAGGACGAACACGTGCTGGCCTTCCGCGACATCAATCCCCAGGCGCCGCAGCACGTCCTGGTGATCCCCAAGCGGCACATCGCCTCCCTCAACGAGGCCCGGGAGGAGGACGTCCCGGTGCTGGGACACCTGCAGCGGGTGATCCCCGAGGTGGCCCGCCGCGTGGGCGTGGCCGACAGCGGCTACCGCGTGGTGGTCAACACCGGGCGGGACGCGCTGCAGACGGTCTTCCACGTGCACTACCACGTGCTGGGCGGCCGGGCCCTGCAGTGGCCGCCCGGCTGA